In Galactobacillus timonensis, the genomic window NNNNNNNNNNNNNNNNNNNNNNNNNNNNNNNNNNNNNNNNNNNNNNNNNNNNNNNNNNNNNNNNNNNNNNNNNNNNNNNNNNNNNNNNNNNNNNNNNNNNNNNNNNNNNNNNNNNNNNNNNNNNNNNNNNNNNNNNNNNNNNNNNNNNNNNNNNNNNNNNNNNNNNNNNNNNNNNNNNNNNNNNNNNNNNNNNNNNNNNNNNNNNNNNNNNNNNNNNNNNNNNNNNNNNNNNNNNNNNNNNNNNNNNNNNNNNNNNNNNNNNNNNNNNNNNNNNNNNNNNNNNNNNNNNNNNNNNNNNNNNNNNNNNNNNNNNNNNNNNNNNNNNNNNNNNNNNNNNNNNNNNNNNNNNNNNNNNNNNNNNNNNNNNNNNNNNNNNNNNNNNNNNNNNNNNNNNNNNNNNNNNNNNNNNNNNNNNNNNNNNNNNNNNNNNNNNNNNNNNNNNNNNNNNNNNNNNNNNNNNNNNNNNNNNNNNNNNNNNNNNNNNNNNNNNNNNNNNNNNNNNNNNNNNNNNNNNNNNNNNNNNNNNNNNNNNNNNNNNNNNNNNNNNNNNNNNNNNNNNNNNNNNNNNNNNNNNNNNNNNNNNNNNNNNNNNNNNNNNNNNNNNNNNNNNNNNNNNNNNNNNNNNNNNNNNNNNNNNNNNNNNNNNNNNNNNNNNNNNNNNNNNNNNNNNNNNNNNNNNNNNNNNNNNNNNNNNNNNNNNNNNNNNNNNNNNNNNNNNNNNNNNNNNNNNNNNNNNNNNNNNNNNNNNNNNNNNNNNNNNNNNNNNNNNNNNNNNNNNNNNNNNNNNNNNNNNNNNNNNNNNNNNNNNNNNNNNNNNNNNNNNNNNNNNNNNNNNNNNNNNNNNNNNNNNNNNNNNNNNNNNNNNNNNNNNNNNNNNNNNNNNNNNNNNNNNNNNNNNNNNNNNNNNNNNNNNNNNNNNNNNNNNNNNNNNNNNNNNNNNNNNNNNNNNNNNNNNNNNNNNNNNNNNNNNNNNNNNNNNNNNNNNNNNNNNNNNNNNNNNNNNNNNNNNNNNNNNNNNNNNNNNNNNNNNNNNNNNNNNNNNNNNNNNNNNNNNNNNNNNNNNNNNNNNNNNNNNNNNNNNNNNNNNNNNNNNNNNNNNNNNNNNNNNNNNNNNNNNNNNNNNNNNNNNNNNNNNNNNNNNNNNNNNNNNNNNNNNNNNNNNNNNNNNNNNNNNNNNNNNNNNNNNNNNNNNNNNNNNNNNNNNNNNNNNNNNNNNNNNNNNNNNNNNNNNNNNNNNNNNNNNNNNNNNNNNNNNNNNNNNNNNNNNNNNNNNNNNNNNNNNNNNNNNNNNNNNNNNNNNNNNNNNNNNNNNNNNNNNNNNNNNNNNNNNNNNNNNNNNNNNNNNNNNNNNNNNNNNNNNNNNNNNNNNNNNNNNNNNNNNNNNNNNNNNNNNNNNNNNNNNNNNNNNNNNNNNNNNNNNNNNNNNNNNNNNNNNNNNNNNNNNNNNNNNNNNNNNNNNNNNNNNNNNNNNNNNNNNNNNNNNNNNNNNNNNNNNNNNNNNNNNNNNNNNNNNNNNNNNNNNNNNNNNNNNNNNNNNNNNNNNNNNNNNNNNNNNNNNNNNNNNNNNNNNNNNNNNNNNNNNNNNNNNNNNNNNNNNNNNNNNNNNNNNNNNNNNNNNNNNNNNNNNNNNNNNNNNNNNNNNNNNNNNNNNNNNNNNNNNNNNNNNNNNNNNNNNNNNNNNNNNNNNNNNNNNNNNNNNNNNNNNNNNNNNNNNNNNNNNNNNNNNNNNNNNNNNNNNNNNNNNNNNNNNNNNNNNNNNNNNNNNNNNNNNNNNNNNNNNNNNNNNNNNNNNNNNNNNNNNNNNNNNNNNNNNNNNNNNNNNNNNNNNNNNNNNNNNNNNNNNNNNNNNNNNNNNNNNNNNNNNNNNNNNNNNNNNNNNNNNNNNNNNNNNNNNNNNNNNNNNNNNNNNNNNNNNNNNNNNNNNNNNNNNNNNNNNNNNNNNNNNNNNNNNNNNNNNNNNNNNNNNNNNNNNNNNNNNNNNNNNNNNNNNNNNNNNNNNNNNNNNNNNNNNNNNNNNNNNNNNNNNNNNNNNNNNNNNNNNNNNNNNNNNNNNNNNNNNNNNNNNNNNNNNNNNNNNNNNNNNNNNNNNNNNNNNNNNNNNNNNNNNNNNNNNNNNNNNNNNNNNNNNNNNNNNNNNNNNNNNNNNNNNNNNNNNNNNNNNNNNNNNNNNNNNNNNNNNNNNNNNNNNNNNNNNNNNNNNNNNNNNNNNNNNNNNNNNNNNNNNNNNNNNNNNNNNNNNNNNNNNNNNNNNNNNNNNNNNNNNNNNNNNNNNNNNNNNNNNNNNNNNNNNNNNNNNNNNNNNNNNNNNNNNNNNNNNNNNNNNNNNNNNNNNNNNNNNNNNNNNNNNNNNNTTCAGATCCCGTTTGACCAGCTTCGCACGTATCTGAAAACGCTGTGCGAACGATATGGCATTGCGTACATCGAAACGGAAGAATCGTACACGTCAAAGGCATCGTTCTTAGACGGTGACGCGATTCCGGTGTACGACACAAAACATCCGTATGCCGGTACATTCTCAGGCAAACGCATCAACCGGGGATTGTACAGTACCAAAGAAAACACGCTCGTTAACGCAGACATCAACGGAGCGTGCAACATCGCAAGGAAAGGTAAACAGAACCTCAGCGCTGAGGGACTGTGTAGAGGGCTGTTGGCAAGCCCTTTGAGAATAAGGATTGCGTAAGCAATCAGACTTCTCAAGAATCCCACGTGCTTTAGCTGTGGGAGTGTCAAATGCCGTCGCAAAGAAACCGGGTGAGCTTCCGGAAAAAGAACGTGAAGAGCTGCGCAGGATCATCACGGACATCTTCCAGGAGAAGATGAAGAAGCACAACATCAAAAAGGAAACGAAAAAACAGCGTCATGGGCAGTAGGCTCATGGCGCTGTTTTAGTAATGATGTTATTCGGCGCGTTGCTTCTCCTGGTGCGCGGCACGGGTGCGGTGGGCACTCTTGGCCTGAATCTCGGCAATCGCTGCCTTCTGGTTCAGAATGACCGGAATAACGATCGGGTTGCGGTTGGTCTTCTCGAAGAGATACGGTTCGAGAGCGCTGCGGATGCAGTTCTTCAGTTCACCGAATGTCGTGCGCTGCTGCATCTTTTTCTTCAGAGCATCGTAGACGATCATTTCTGCTTCCTTGAGCAGGGTCTGACTGTCCTTGATGTAGACGAAGCCGCGGCTCACGATCGATGGCCGGCACAGGATCTTGTTGTAACGGGAGTCGATGGTCACGATGACGGCAACCAGACCGCTGTCCGCAAGGATCTGACGGTCCTTGATGACAGAAGTGGAGAGGCCGGAGGCGTCGTTACCTTCGACATAGATGGCATCGGTCTGAATCCGCTCATTGGCCTTGAAGGCGGTACCGTTGCGCAGTACGACGACATCACCGTTGGCACAGATGAGGCAGTGATCTGCCGGAATGCCGGTTTCCTGGGCTGTCTTGGCATGCTGGACGAGCATCTTGTATTCGCCATGGTTCGGCATGAAGTAAGCCGGCTTGATCAGATTGAGCATCAGCTTCTGCTCTTCCTGCGGCGCATGTCCCGTCGTATGGTAGCTGGTCAGCGGCGAATTGGTTACGACGTTGGCACCGACCTTGGTCAGCTGGTTGATGACAGCGGATACGGAGACACCATTGCCCGGAATCGGGTTGGAAGAGAACAGTACCGTATCGCCCGGAATAATGTGCAGATACTTGTGCGTACCGTTGGCAATCCGGCTGAGGGCTGCCATCGGCTCACCCTGGGAACCGGTGCAGACGATGCAGATGCGATTGGGCGGCAGCGTATTCAGATCGTTTCCGGAGATGAAATCCGAATCCTTGATCTTGATGAAGCCGACCTTGCGGCCGATCTCGAGAACGTTTTCCATCGAACGACCGAAGACCGCAACCTTGCGGTTGCAGGCGACCGCTGCCATCAGAATCTGGTTGAGACGGTTGACGTTGGATGCGAAGGTCGAGACGAGAAGTCTGCCCGGCGTGCGGCGTACCTGTTCCATGATCGCCTGGGCAACGCGGCGCTCGGAAATCGAGAAGCCCGGGACGGATGAGTTGGTGGAATCGCTCATGAGCAGCGTCACGCCGACCTGTCCGATATAGGCCATCTTCTGATAATCCGACTGCTGACCGATCGGGGTCAGATCGAACTTGAAGTCGCCGGTCTCAACGATGCGGCCGTTCGGCGTGTTGATCAGGACGCCGAGCGAATCCGGAATCGAGTGGACGGTATTGAAGAAGCCGATATGGAAATACTTCGTATCAATGCGCGAATCACCGTTGATTTCAATGATCTTGCATGATTTGGTGAGACGGTGCTCTTCCAGCTTCTTCTCAATCAGATATTTTGCAAAGCGCGGAGCATAGATTTCCTTCAGATGTACCTGCTGCAGGAAGAAGGGAATGGCGCCGATATGGTCTTCATGACCATGGGTGATGATCAGAGCCTTGATCTTGGACTGATTTTTTACCAGATAGGAATAATCCGGAATGACGTAGTCGATGCCGAGAAGATCATCTTCCGGAAACAGGACACCGCAGTCGATAATGACAATTTCATCATTATGCTCGATGCAGTACATGTTCTTGCCGACTTCGCCAAGGCCGCCGATCGCATAGACCAGCGTATCTGTATCATGATTTACATTTGCTTCGGTGAAATTTGTATCCGGGATCTGAACCACAGGACGGGCCGGACGCCTTCTGGTGCCTGCGGATGTTGCTTTTTTCTCCATTAGGGATACCTCTATTCTTTGAAAAACAGGCGAAAATAAGAAAATGATTCTGTCAAGCGAATTATAGCACGCGCTTACGGAACTGATTCAACTGCCTGCATTATATTTTCAATAAATTAAAACAGCTGTTTACAGATGAATTAAAGGACTAAGGCCCCGTCTACGTGCGGGGTAGGATTGTTCTTGTCGATGTGATCGTAGTAGAGCACACCTTTAAAGTGATCGAGCTCATGCTGAAGGACGATGGCGATGTAGCCGCGGGCCCGGATGGTGATTTCCTTGTTGGTCAAAAGGTCGAAACCCTTGACGGTGACACGGGCGCTGCGTACGACATAGCCCGGATGTTCCTCAGGAACAGACAGGCAGCCTTCACCGGATTCGAGATAGGCTTTCTGCATGCTGCTGGAAACGATCCGCGGATTGGCAAGCATGTACTGGTAGGTGACTTCGTTACCGTTTTTGTCCTCATCATGAACAATGACGGCGGTCAGCTGCTTGGGAATGCCCAGCTGGATGGCACTGATGCCTACAGCCGGCTGCAGATTTTCGCGCTTGGCTGTCTCTTCGTCCGTACTTTTGCGGACATAGTCAAACATTTCTCTGAGCAGGCTGGCATCCTCATCACTCAATGGAAGAGGAACGGGAAGGGACTGCTCACGGATTCTCGGGTCGTTATCTTTAATGATCGTATCATTATTAATTGTCATCGTTGTCTGCCTCGCAGTGTATTTTATGCATAACAGCAGTTAATGTCAAAACAATTGCCGCAGACAATGGGACAATGCTAAAATCGGGGCTATGACAGCAGCACGTGCTTCTACCATCAAGGCTTCCCGCCGGCATCGTCTCTTCTACCGGATGCCGCATTATGCGGATCCCTACATTCACTGGAGCCTGATCATTCTGGCCTTCTATGGCCTTCTCATGATTACCAGCGCATCGATGGGACTTGCCATCGGGCAGCCGGGCTACCTTGCCTTTGTCATTGCCAAGCAGGCAGTCTTCCTGATCGCCGGCTACTTTTCGATGACCTATCTGGCTAACCGGTTTTCGCTGAATTTTCTGAAGAGTCAGGATTTTCCAAAGCTTGCCGTCGGCATGGTGTTTGCGTTGCTTGCATGCCTCGCGTTTCCGGAAGTCAACGGCGCCAAGGCGTGGATCCGTGTCCCGGTATCATCTCTTGATATTTCCATTCAGCCTTCGGAATTTACCAAGACGCTTGTTCCGCTGGTCATTGCGGCATACTGCGGCGATGTAAGCCGGCATTATGAAAAGGGTAGAGATCTCTGGGGGCGGCCGTTTCTGTTTGTTATGCTGTTTGCCTTCATCATCTTCATCCTGCAGTCGGACTTTGGATCGATGGCGGTTGTTCTGAGCATTGCCATTGTCTGCTTTCTGATTCCGCAGAATCCGGCCATGCGGAAATTTCAGCGGGTGCTTGGGGTGTTGACACTGGTCGGCATTGCCGGAATCATCTACCTTCTGACACCGGCAGGCATTCAGCTCGTCGAGATGCTGCCGATTGCCGATTATCAGAAAAACCGCTTTATTTCTGCGTTCAACCCGTTTGCGGATCAGTATGATACGGGCTATCAGCTGATCAATGGCCTGATCAGCTTTGCTTCGGGCGGCTGGAGAGGTCTCGGTTTCGGCAACAGCGTGCGGAAATATACAAGTTTTCCGGCGGCGAACACGGATTTCATTCTGGCCATCGTCGTTGAAGAGATGGGCATGATCGGTTTCCTTTTGATTTTCATTCCCTATCTGATCATTCTCTGCCGCCTGTTTCACTATGCGCTGCATATGAAAAGTGAAAAAGGAAGGATCATTCTGATCGGGACGGCAATGTATCTGCTGATTCACTGCCTGTTCAATATCGGCGGCGTCACGGCCATGATTCCTCTGACCGGCGTTCCGCTGCTGATGATTTCCTCGGGGGGAAGTTCGACGCTTGCCTTCATGGTTTCCATCGGACTGGCACAGGCGGTCATTTCTCAGTACCGCAAGGGGCTGATCCAGTGAGAATCGTCAGCGGAAAATGGGGATCCCGGAAGATTGACGCACCGGAAGGAAGAAGTACGCGGCCGACGCTGGATAAAGTCAGGGAAGCAGTCTTTTCTTCGCTGGGCGGATTCTTTGATGGCGGCAATGTGCTGGATCTTTATGCAGGAAGCGGTGCGGTTGGCCTTGAGGCTTTGTCACGGGGAATGGATCACGGCTGGTTCGTTGATAAGAACCGGATGGCCGTTGCCTGCGTGCGTTCCAACATTGAACGGCTGAACGGGCAGCAGCAGTGTACGGTTCTTCCCATGCCAGCGCGCCATGCGCTGGATGTGCTGGCACAGCAGGGGGTATCCTTCGCTCTTGTCTATATGGATCCTCCCTATCAGCAGCAGGAAAACACGGAAATTCTTCATCTTCTTGTGGAGAAGAAACTGCTGGATGAAAACGGGATTGTTGTCATTGAGGCGGCGAAGGAAGATATCTATGAAGAACGCTGCGATTCCCTTATCTTATATAAGAAGGCACTCTACGGCATTACCCAGGTTCTTTATTACCGTCAGGAGGAAATGAAATGAAGGCGTGCTATCCGGGGACATTTGACCCGATTACCAACGGACATCTGGATATCATCGAGCGGGCAAGCAAGGTGTTTGATTCGCTGGATGTTCTGATCATGGCCAACCCGGCCAAGAAATGCATCTTTTCCGAAGAAGAGCGCAAGGAACTGATCGAACAGAGCGTGGCAGCTCTGCCGGATGTTCATAATGTAAGGGTACATATCGGCAGCGGCCTGACGGTTGACTATGCGAAAAAACTGGGTGATCAGGTGATCGTCCGCGGCATCCGTGCCGTCAGTGACTATGAATATGAACTGATGCAGGCGACGGCCAACCAGATGCTCAATGATTCGATCGAGACTCTGTTCTTCATTGCGCGGCCGACCTATTCGTTTCTTTCGTCTTCGGTAGTGCGCGAGGTTGCGGCCAACGGCGGCAGTATCCGGGGCATGGTTCCGGGCCCGATCCGGGAAAGAGTGCTTGCCAAGCTGACGGGAAATCGTCGCTGAAATATTGAATATAATGGCTAAAAACGGCTTCGGAATGCGGTTTTCCGGAGCTTTTTATTTTTAGCACTTAGCTGTTGACAGTGCTAAACCACAGTGCTATAGTTTTAGCAGTCAGGAAGGCGGAATGCTAAGAGAGGTGAAGAAATGCTGACACCAAGACGCATTGAAATCTTTAAGGCAATTGTAGATGAATATATCCGCACCGCTGAACCTGTCGGCTCTTCCACATTGCGTCAGAAGTACAAGCTGCCGTATTCTTCGGCAACGATCCGCAATGATATGCAGGTTCTGGAGGAGATGGGGTATCTCGAAAAGACGCATACCTCTTCGGGCCGTATTCCCAGTACACAGGGCTACAAGTTCTACGTGGAAAATCTTCTTGAAGATTCCAACGTCGACAAGAAGATGCAGATGGCAATCCATGATGCCTTCGATGTTTCGAACATGAACGTTGAAGACGCGGTGCGCCACAGCTGCCAGATTCTGTCTGAAATGACAAACCTGACGACCGGGGCCATCGGACCGGATTCCAGTACGCAGCGTCTGGAACACGTAAAGATCTTTCCGATCGATGCGCGTAATGCTGTGGCGGTGTTCATTACGAATACGGGTCACACGGAGACCAAGAACTTCCGCTTCGATGAAGACATTCCGATGGAGGACATCGAAAGCTGCATGGATATATTCAACCAGCGGCTGAAAGATGTTCCGGTCACCGAACTGCCGGAAAAGATGGAAGAGATCAGGCCGGAACTGAGTCAGATCGTTCAGAAACATGATGTTCTGTTCATGGCGTTCGTTAAGGCATTTATCAAGTTTGCCAGTGAGAATGTGTATTTCTCGGGCAAGGACAAGATGCTCTATCAGCCGGAGTTCGAGGACATCAACAAGCTGAAGAAGCTGATGAGCGTTCTGGATGATCCAAGCTCCTGGCGCCAGCTGGGAACGGGTTCCACTTCTACGAGTGTCACGATCCCCAACGGTGCACAGCTGACCTGGGTCGATGATGTGGCGGTTGTCCGCAGCACCTTCCGGATCAACAAGGGAGAGACCGGACAGCTGATGGTTGTCGGGCCGAGCCGCATGAACTATGACCGCATTGTTGCAATGCTCGAATATGTATCACGGCTGATTGAAAAGATGTACAACAACGGAGGCAGTGAGAAGTAAATGGCAGAAGAAGAAAAGAAGACGGCGGCTGAAGCGGCCCAGCATATCAAGGAAAACGCGGAGCCTGCAGAAAAGGCTTCGGAACCGAAGGAAAAGGTCGAAGAGAAAAAAGAATCCAGGGAAGAAAAGAAGGAAGAGAAGAAGGAAAAGGCGCCCGAGGAACATAAGCCTGATCCCAGGGATGCAGAGATCAAGACGCTGCAGACGCAGGTCAAGGATCTGAATGATCAGGTGGCAAAACTCAAGAATGCCTATGCGATGGCATATGCGGATACAGAAAATACGCGGAAGCGGCTGAACAATGAATTTGATCAGCATATGAAGTATCACATTCAGGAGTTTGCCAAGGAAGTTCTTCCGGTCATCGACAACTGTCAGCGGGCGCTGGCGGTGAAGCCGAAGGATACGGAAGATGAGAATTATCGCAAGGCATTTGAAATGGTGCTGAATTCACTTCTCAGCGCCCTCAAGAAAGAGGGCGTGGAGCCCATTGACTGCAAAGGAAAGGATTTTGATCCCAACTGGATGCAGGCAGTGATGAGCGAGCACGTCGACGGCGTTAAGACCGGCCAGGTGCTGGAAGTATTTCAGGATGGATACAAATTGAAAGACCGGCTGCTGCGGGCGGCGATGGTCAAGGTCAGTGAGTGACCGGGAGGATAAATTATGAGCAAGATTATCGGTATCGATTTGGGAACGACCAACAGCTGCGTAGCTGTTATGGAAGGTTCGACTCCGAAGGTAATAACAAACCCCGAAGGCAACCGCACAACGCCGTCGGTCGTAGCGTTCAAGAACGGTGAGCGCATTGTCGGTGATGCGGCAAAGCGTCAGATGGTCACCAACAAGAACACGGTATATTCAATCAAGCGTAAGATGGGCACCAATGAGAAGGTGACGCTGGAAGGCAAGGAATATACGCCGCAGGAAATTTCGGCAATGATCCTGTCCTATCTGAAGGATTATGCAGAAGCCTATCTGGGTGAAAAGGTAACGGAAGCGGTCATTACGGTTCCGGCATACTTCAATGATGCACAGCGTCAGGCTACCAAGGATGCGGGCAAGATTGCCGGTCTCGATGTCAAGCGTATCATCAATGAGCCGACGGCTTCGGCACTGGCATTCGGCATTGACAAGGGGGCAAAGGAACAGAAGGTTCTGGTGTACGACCTTGGCGGCGGTACATTCGATGTTTCGATTCTTGATATTGCCGATGGTACGTTCGAAGTTCTTTCGACCGCAGGTGATACACATCTGGGCGGCGATGACTTCGATAACGTGATCATCGACTGGATGGCTGACAAGTTCAAGGCTGAGCACGGCATTGATCTGAAGGCTGATAACATGACTCTGCAGCGTCTGAAGGATGCGGCCGAGAAGGCGAAGAAGGATCTCTCCGGCATGGTTGAGGTTGAGATTTCGCTGCCGTTCATTGCGATGGCAAAGGATGGCTCCGGTGCGCTGAACCTGGATTACAAGCTGACGCGTGCGGAGTTCGATAAGATGACGAAGTTCCTCGTTGACCGTACGATGGGACCGGTGCGTCAGGCGCTCTCGGATGCGAAGCTGAGCCCGTCGGATCTGGATCAGGTACTTCTGGTCGGTGGTTCGACACGTATTCCGGCTGTTCAGGAAGCTGTCAAGAAGGAACTTGGCAAGGAACCGAACAAGTCGGTCAACCCGGATGAGTGCGTCGCCATTGGTGCCGCTATTCAGGGCGGTGTTCTGAACGGCTCCGTAAACAACGTGCTTCTGCTCGATGTTACGCCGCTGAGCCTTGGCATTGAGACGCTGGGCGGTGTGATGACGGTTCTGATTCCGCGTAACACGACGATTCCTACTTCCAAGAGCCAGGTATTCTCGACGGCACAGGATAACCAGCCGGCAGTTGACATTCATGTTCTGCAGGGTGAGCGTCCGATGGCTGCCGACAACAAGACGCTGGGCAACTTCCAGCTCGACGGCATTGCGCCGGCCCGTCGCGGTGTTCCGCAGATTGAGGTTACCTTCGATATTGATGCCAACGGCATCGTCAAGGTATCCGCAAAGGATAAGGGCACAGGCAAGGAGCAGCACATCACGATCCAGAATTCTTCCGGTCTGAGCGATGAAGAGATCGACCGCATGGTCAAGGATGCGGAAGCCCATAAGGCCGAAGATGATCAGCGCAAGTCTGACATCGAGACCCGCAATAAGGCGGAGGCGTTCATCAACCAGGTTGATGAGGAGCTGAAGACTGATAATCCTAACGTCACCCAGGCACAGAAGGATGAAGTCAAGAAGCTACGTGATGAGCTGCAGGAAGCTCTGAACAAGAACGATATGGCTACGCTGAAGTCCAGAATGGATGCACTTGAAAAGGCAGCCAATGATATGGCGCAGCAGATGTATTCGCAGCAGCAGGCTAACGGCGGTGGTTCCGCATCTTCCTCCGGCTCTGCGGACAATTCCTCATCCAGCAATAACGATGATGTGATGGATGCGGATTTCAAGGAGAAGAAGTAATTACAATGACAGATCCCGGGGGCTGGTACTTCCGGGATTTGTTCTACGGATGAAAGGCGGGTATTGAGATGGCCGAAAAGAGAGATTATTACGAGGTTCTCGGTGTAGATAAAAATGCCAGTGAAGATGAGATCAAGAAGGCATACCGGACGCTGGCAAAGAAGTATCATCCCGATGTCAACCACGAACCCGGTGCCGAAGAAAAGTTCAAGGAAATCAATGAGGCATATGAGGTGCTCGGCGATCCTGAAAAGCGCAAGACCTATGATCAGTTCGGCTTTGCAGGCATGGATGGAGCCCAGGCCGGCAATGGTTTCGGCGGCTTCTCGCAGGGCTTCACTTCGGGCAGCTTTGATGACCTGAATGATATTTTCTCTGACTTCTTCGGCGGCGGTTTCGGCGGCAGTACCCGCAGTTCCCGCAGGAGTGCAGACAACGGTCCCCATAAGGGTCAGGATGTGCAGATGCGCATGACGATCAGTTTCATGGACGCATGTTTCGGCACGACCAAGACCCTGGATCTGGATGTCGATGAGAAATGCACGGCCTGCGGCGGGACAGGTGCGGCCAGCCCTTCGGATATTGAAACATGCCCCACCTGCCATGGCTCCGGCTATGTGGTGACGCAGCAGCGGACGATGCTCGGCATTATGCAGAGTCAGTCGGTATGCCCGGATTGCCGCGGTAGTGGCAAGCGTATTCGCAGAGCCTGCCCGAAGTGCGGCGGACGCGGATATACGCGTGAGCATGAGCAGG contains:
- a CDS encoding zinc ribbon domain-containing protein produces the protein QIPFDQLRTYLKTLCERYGIAYIETEESYTSKASFLDGDAIPVYDTKHPYAGTFSGKRINRGLYSTKENTLVNADINGACNIARKGKQNLSAEGLCRGLLASPLRIRIA
- the rnjA gene encoding ribonuclease J1, with protein sequence MEKKATSAGTRRRPARPVVQIPDTNFTEANVNHDTDTLVYAIGGLGEVGKNMYCIEHNDEIVIIDCGVLFPEDDLLGIDYVIPDYSYLVKNQSKIKALIITHGHEDHIGAIPFFLQQVHLKEIYAPRFAKYLIEKKLEEHRLTKSCKIIEINGDSRIDTKYFHIGFFNTVHSIPDSLGVLINTPNGRIVETGDFKFDLTPIGQQSDYQKMAYIGQVGVTLLMSDSTNSSVPGFSISERRVAQAIMEQVRRTPGRLLVSTFASNVNRLNQILMAAVACNRKVAVFGRSMENVLEIGRKVGFIKIKDSDFISGNDLNTLPPNRICIVCTGSQGEPMAALSRIANGTHKYLHIIPGDTVLFSSNPIPGNGVSVSAVINQLTKVGANVVTNSPLTSYHTTGHAPQEEQKLMLNLIKPAYFMPNHGEYKMLVQHAKTAQETGIPADHCLICANGDVVVLRNGTAFKANERIQTDAIYVEGNDASGLSTSVIKDRQILADSGLVAVIVTIDSRYNKILCRPSIVSRGFVYIKDSQTLLKEAEMIVYDALKKKMQQRTTFGELKNCIRSALEPYLFEKTNRNPIVIPVILNQKAAIAEIQAKSAHRTRAAHQEKQRAE
- the def gene encoding peptide deformylase — encoded protein: MTINNDTIIKDNDPRIREQSLPVPLPLSDEDASLLREMFDYVRKSTDEETAKRENLQPAVGISAIQLGIPKQLTAVIVHDEDKNGNEVTYQYMLANPRIVSSSMQKAYLESGEGCLSVPEEHPGYVVRSARVTVKGFDLLTNKEITIRARGYIAIVLQHELDHFKGVLYYDHIDKNNPTPHVDGALVL
- a CDS encoding FtsW/RodA/SpoVE family cell cycle protein, whose amino-acid sequence is MTAARASTIKASRRHRLFYRMPHYADPYIHWSLIILAFYGLLMITSASMGLAIGQPGYLAFVIAKQAVFLIAGYFSMTYLANRFSLNFLKSQDFPKLAVGMVFALLACLAFPEVNGAKAWIRVPVSSLDISIQPSEFTKTLVPLVIAAYCGDVSRHYEKGRDLWGRPFLFVMLFAFIIFILQSDFGSMAVVLSIAIVCFLIPQNPAMRKFQRVLGVLTLVGIAGIIYLLTPAGIQLVEMLPIADYQKNRFISAFNPFADQYDTGYQLINGLISFASGGWRGLGFGNSVRKYTSFPAANTDFILAIVVEEMGMIGFLLIFIPYLIILCRLFHYALHMKSEKGRIILIGTAMYLLIHCLFNIGGVTAMIPLTGVPLLMISSGGSSTLAFMVSIGLAQAVISQYRKGLIQ
- the rsmD gene encoding 16S rRNA (guanine(966)-N(2))-methyltransferase RsmD, with protein sequence MRIVSGKWGSRKIDAPEGRSTRPTLDKVREAVFSSLGGFFDGGNVLDLYAGSGAVGLEALSRGMDHGWFVDKNRMAVACVRSNIERLNGQQQCTVLPMPARHALDVLAQQGVSFALVYMDPPYQQQENTEILHLLVEKKLLDENGIVVIEAAKEDIYEERCDSLILYKKALYGITQVLYYRQEEMK
- the coaD gene encoding pantetheine-phosphate adenylyltransferase, whose protein sequence is MKACYPGTFDPITNGHLDIIERASKVFDSLDVLIMANPAKKCIFSEEERKELIEQSVAALPDVHNVRVHIGSGLTVDYAKKLGDQVIVRGIRAVSDYEYELMQATANQMLNDSIETLFFIARPTYSFLSSSVVREVAANGGSIRGMVPGPIRERVLAKLTGNRR
- the hrcA gene encoding heat-inducible transcriptional repressor HrcA; amino-acid sequence: MLTPRRIEIFKAIVDEYIRTAEPVGSSTLRQKYKLPYSSATIRNDMQVLEEMGYLEKTHTSSGRIPSTQGYKFYVENLLEDSNVDKKMQMAIHDAFDVSNMNVEDAVRHSCQILSEMTNLTTGAIGPDSSTQRLEHVKIFPIDARNAVAVFITNTGHTETKNFRFDEDIPMEDIESCMDIFNQRLKDVPVTELPEKMEEIRPELSQIVQKHDVLFMAFVKAFIKFASENVYFSGKDKMLYQPEFEDINKLKKLMSVLDDPSSWRQLGTGSTSTSVTIPNGAQLTWVDDVAVVRSTFRINKGETGQLMVVGPSRMNYDRIVAMLEYVSRLIEKMYNNGGSEK
- the grpE gene encoding nucleotide exchange factor GrpE → MAEEEKKTAAEAAQHIKENAEPAEKASEPKEKVEEKKESREEKKEEKKEKAPEEHKPDPRDAEIKTLQTQVKDLNDQVAKLKNAYAMAYADTENTRKRLNNEFDQHMKYHIQEFAKEVLPVIDNCQRALAVKPKDTEDENYRKAFEMVLNSLLSALKKEGVEPIDCKGKDFDPNWMQAVMSEHVDGVKTGQVLEVFQDGYKLKDRLLRAAMVKVSE
- the dnaK gene encoding molecular chaperone DnaK — encoded protein: MSKIIGIDLGTTNSCVAVMEGSTPKVITNPEGNRTTPSVVAFKNGERIVGDAAKRQMVTNKNTVYSIKRKMGTNEKVTLEGKEYTPQEISAMILSYLKDYAEAYLGEKVTEAVITVPAYFNDAQRQATKDAGKIAGLDVKRIINEPTASALAFGIDKGAKEQKVLVYDLGGGTFDVSILDIADGTFEVLSTAGDTHLGGDDFDNVIIDWMADKFKAEHGIDLKADNMTLQRLKDAAEKAKKDLSGMVEVEISLPFIAMAKDGSGALNLDYKLTRAEFDKMTKFLVDRTMGPVRQALSDAKLSPSDLDQVLLVGGSTRIPAVQEAVKKELGKEPNKSVNPDECVAIGAAIQGGVLNGSVNNVLLLDVTPLSLGIETLGGVMTVLIPRNTTIPTSKSQVFSTAQDNQPAVDIHVLQGERPMAADNKTLGNFQLDGIAPARRGVPQIEVTFDIDANGIVKVSAKDKGTGKEQHITIQNSSGLSDEEIDRMVKDAEAHKAEDDQRKSDIETRNKAEAFINQVDEELKTDNPNVTQAQKDEVKKLRDELQEALNKNDMATLKSRMDALEKAANDMAQQMYSQQQANGGGSASSSGSADNSSSSNNDDVMDADFKEKK